The following DNA comes from Nitrogeniibacter aestuarii.
CCCAGGATGTCACCGAGCAGACCGGGGCGCAGATCGTCGGGCGGGTGCCCGAAATTGCCGAGCAGTTGTACGCCATCACCGCCGAGCGGCGCTCGACGCACCCGGCCATCGTGGCGATCAGTGCGGCGGCGGCGGCCTCGGGGTTTACCCTGGCCGGGCAGGACGGTCAGGATTGAACGGGAGAAGCCGATGCCACGCTTCAGCGCCAATGTCAGCATGTTGTTTACCGAGCACGCGTTTCTCGACCGATTCGAGGCGGCGCGGGCGGCGGGTTTCAAGGCAGTCGAGTGCCAGTTTCCGTATGACTGGCCCATCGGGGTCGTGGCCGAGGCGAAGGCGGCCAGCGGGCTGCCGCTGGTACTCCACAATCTGCCTGCGGGAGACTGGTCGGCCGGTGAGCGTGGCATTGCCTGCCACCCTGACCGGATCGGGGAATTCCGCGCGGGGGTCGAACGTGCCGTCGACTACGCCCGCGCGCTGGACTGCCCGCAGCTCAACTGTCTGGCCGGTATCGTGCCGCCCCATGTCACCGAGCGCGAAGCGCATGCCACGTTCGTCGCCAATCTTGCCTTTGCCGCACAGGTGCTCGGGTCGGCCGGTTTGCGTTTGCTCATCGAGCCGATCAATACCTTCGACATCCCGGGATTTTTTCTCAACCGCAGTGCCCAGGCCCTGGCGGTGATTGACGAGGTGGGCGCGGACAACCTGTTCGTGCAGTTCGATCTTTACCATGCGCAGCGTATGGAAGGCGAGTTGGCCGGCACGCTTGAACGCCATCTGTCCCGGATCGGCCACATTCAGTTGGCGGACAACCCGGGGCGGCACGAGCCCGGTACCGGAGAGATCAACTTTCCCTTCCTGTTCGCGCGTCTGGATGCCCTGGGCTACCGCGGCTGGGTCGGTGCCGAATATTTGCCCGAATCGGGTACGGTCGAGGGGCTGGGCTGGATGGATGAAACATGATGTGGGCCGCGTGGCGAACGGTCATGCGATTAACGTAGAATCCTGAGTTTCGAATGACTATTGCCGGGCGCGACTTCGCCGTGAGAACCCTGTTATTGCTGCTGTTGCTGACGCCACTGTGGGCGCAGGCCGCCGAATTGAGCGTCAAGCCCTTGCGAGCGCTGGTGTCCTTTCCGGCCTTTCGTGCGAGTGCGACGGCCAATCCGTTGTACGAGACCCAGCTGGCGTTTGCCGTGGATGGTCACATTGCACGCATGCAGGCGCGCGTGGGAGAGACGGTCGAGCAGGGGCAGACACTCGCTCAACTCGATGATCGCGAGTACCGCATCGGGCTCGATCAGGCCAAGGCACAGCTGGCACTGGTGCGCAGCCAGATCACCCTGGCCGAATCCCAGCTTGCGCAGAGTGAGTCGCTGGCGAAGCAGAAATTCGTCAGCCCCGATGCGCTCAAAATCAAGCGGACCGAACTGGCCGTGCGACGAGCTGAGCGCGATGCCGCGCGTCAGGCGGTGGCGGCGGCTGAACTCGATCTCGAGCG
Coding sequences within:
- the hyi gene encoding hydroxypyruvate isomerase, which produces MPRFSANVSMLFTEHAFLDRFEAARAAGFKAVECQFPYDWPIGVVAEAKAASGLPLVLHNLPAGDWSAGERGIACHPDRIGEFRAGVERAVDYARALDCPQLNCLAGIVPPHVTEREAHATFVANLAFAAQVLGSAGLRLLIEPINTFDIPGFFLNRSAQALAVIDEVGADNLFVQFDLYHAQRMEGELAGTLERHLSRIGHIQLADNPGRHEPGTGEINFPFLFARLDALGYRGWVGAEYLPESGTVEGLGWMDET